A genomic segment from Branchiostoma floridae strain S238N-H82 chromosome 7, Bfl_VNyyK, whole genome shotgun sequence encodes:
- the LOC118420332 gene encoding uncharacterized protein LOC118420332 — protein sequence MAACGNNHVDTVQRLIEFGARPDLTDGSIAQKLGIDDKKRGSAGEGYELVPEARKSAKASIKLVQLAKMSKLLRCCNPKCGKPGYRSALKLCGRCKLTRYCSRDCQIQHWSVGHKKCCGQDKYVDEEQDPMRKVKAYLLENDKQNKLTKGS from the exons ATGGCTGCATGTGGCAACAACCATGTCGATACTGTTCAGCGACTGATTGAGTTTGGGGCAAGACCTGATTTGACAGATGGTTCTATAGCTCAGAA GTTGGGGATAGATGACAAAAAACGTGGCTCTGCAGGAGAGGGTTATGAGCTGGTACCGGAGGCGAGGAAGTCTGCAAAAGCGAGTATAAAGCTGGTACAATTGGCAAAGATgtccaagctgttgagatgctgcaaccctaaGTGCGGCAAACCAGGCTACAG GTCAgccctgaagctgtgtggccggtgcaagctgacccgctactgcagccgtgactgtcagatacaacactggtctgtcggacacaagaagtgctgtggacAGGACAAGTACGTTGACGAGGAACAAGACCCCATGCGAAAAGTGAAGGCGTACTTGCTagaaaatgacaaacaaaacaaattaacaAAAGGCAGTTGA